One window of Dysidea avara chromosome 11, odDysAvar1.4, whole genome shotgun sequence genomic DNA carries:
- the LOC136237734 gene encoding NLR family CARD domain-containing protein 3-like — translation MSHMHKLTPLLALYLYRCFQEADEKLSEVVAESFDGYVDLNECRLLPHHLAYLGFFLSNFRCKEWAELNLCGCHVGDHGIHILYQGMKAWNLKIRTVDLRNNSLTGASSQIIGSLALQTLHLVLSRNEITMVKNMLFTRTVKVLHLEDINCKIPDIELISGMITFLEELDISYNGLGNDGVTLLSKGIAKTGTLKVLNINNNNIGPSGCVALKDALIKNTSLVELRVGNNAIGEDGISAVISIIANSSTLKKLYINNTNIGLSGFKTLVPSVTKNSLLELLNVDENDIGQDGANYIASLIATNTLKELFISRNNIGPSGARTIANCLENNTSLEKLYMNQNGKGPEGVTAFATVIPKNKTLKTLSLSYDYTIDQRIAMEIIGSLKYNKTITILLRRNHSYFATIMTRDLSKFDKNRVHFY, via the coding sequence ATGTCACATATGCACAAGTTGACACCACTGCTGGCTCTCTACTTATATCGATGTTTCCAAGAAGCAGATGAAAAATTAAGTGAAGTAGTTGCTGAATCATTTGATGGCTATGTTGATCTCAATGAATGTAGACTCCTCCCACATCATTTAGCCTATTTAGGATTCTTCCTATCAAACTTTAGGTGCAAGGAATGGgcagaattaaatttatgtggctgtcacgttggtgatCATGGTATTCACATACTCTACCAGGGAATGAAAGCATGGAACCTTAAAATCAGAACAGTTGATCTCAGGAACAATAGCCTTACAGGAGCATCATCACAAATCATTGGCAGTTTAGCTCTTCAGACACTTCATCTTGTACTAAGCAGAAATGAAATTACTATGGTCAAGAACATGCTCTTTACGAGGACAGTCAAAGTATTACATTTGGAAGATATCAATTGCAAAATTCCAGACATAGAACTCATATCTGGCATGATCACTTTTTTGGAGGAGTTGGACATTAGTTACAATGGACTTGGCAATGATGGAGTAACATTACTCTCAAAAGGAATTGCCAAAACAGGCACGCTGAAAGTGCTaaacattaataataacaacattggACCTTCTGGATGTGTAGCATTAAAGGATGCACTGATAAAGAACACTTCATTAGTAGAATTACGTGTGGGTAATAATGCTATTGGTGAAGATGGAATCAGTGCAGTTATTTCAATCATTGCCAACAGCAGTACGCTAAAGAAACTTTACATAAATAATACTAACATTGGACTTTCTGGGTTTAAGACACTTGTACCTTCTGTAACAAAGAATTCCTTATTGGAGTTGCTAAATGTGGATGAGAATGATATTGGTCAGGATGGAGCCAACTATATTGCCTCATTAATAGCTACAAACACTTTAAAGGAACTTTTCATTAGTCGTAATAACATTGGACCCTCAGGAGCTAGAACCATTGCAAATTGCTTAGAAAATAACACCTCATTAGAAAAACTGTACATGAATCAGAATGGTAAAGGTCCAGAAGGAGTCACAGCATTTGCTACAGTTATCCCCAAAAATAAAACTTTAAAGACTctatcactgagttatgattatACAATAGATCAAAGAATAGCCATGGAAATCATAGGCAGCTTAAAGTACAACAAAACTATTACTATCCTGCTTCGTAGAAATCACAGTTATTTTGCAACTATCATGACCAGAGACTTGAGTAAATTTGACAAGAATAGAGTACATTTCTATTGA